The Christiangramia flava JLT2011 genome has a segment encoding these proteins:
- a CDS encoding START-like domain-containing protein produces the protein MEEKVKYEMEFPIQASPSLLYQYISTPSGLSEWYADNVNSRGEFFTFIWEGSEEKAKLVSKKSDERIKFKWVDEEDTPYFFELRIQVDDITKDVSLMITDFAEEDEIEEGKMLWDNMISDLKQILGSV, from the coding sequence ATGGAAGAAAAGGTAAAATACGAAATGGAGTTTCCTATCCAGGCCTCTCCTTCATTACTCTACCAATATATCTCAACACCCTCGGGTTTAAGCGAGTGGTATGCCGATAATGTTAATTCCCGAGGGGAATTTTTCACTTTTATATGGGAAGGAAGTGAAGAAAAAGCAAAGCTGGTTAGCAAAAAGAGCGATGAAAGAATCAAATTTAAATGGGTTGATGAAGAAGACACTCCTTATTTTTTTGAACTTCGTATCCAGGTTGATGATATTACCAAAGACGTATCGTTAATGATTACCGATTTTGCCGAAGAAGATGAAATTGAGGAAGGAAAAATGTTATGGGATAACATGATATCCGATTTAAAACAGATCCTTGGATCGGTTTAA
- the fmt gene encoding methionyl-tRNA formyltransferase, giving the protein MKNLRILFMGTPDFAVQSLDAILKEKMNVVGVVTAPDRPAGRGRKINESAVKTYASKHGLNILQPTNLKSEEFLEELKSLDIDVSVVVAFRMLPESVWKLPKYGTFNLHASLLPQYRGAAPINWAVINGEKKTGVTTFFIDEKIDTGNIILQKETKIHPEETVGELHDRLQEIGAGLVVKTLQQIAKNKLETQQQKETGELLPAPKLNPENTKIDWNDTVDHIYNHIRGLNPYPGAWCYLENSTDELRVKIFGVGKMYQEHHSPAGSVNVNAQQIKVAAKNGYVIVKEIQLPGKRKMDSKSLLNGFNFASDAKMR; this is encoded by the coding sequence ATGAAAAATCTTAGAATCCTTTTTATGGGCACACCTGATTTCGCGGTGCAAAGCCTGGATGCTATCCTTAAAGAAAAAATGAATGTGGTGGGCGTGGTAACCGCTCCAGACAGGCCTGCCGGAAGAGGTAGGAAAATAAATGAGAGTGCTGTAAAAACCTACGCTTCAAAACACGGATTGAACATACTCCAACCCACCAACCTGAAATCTGAAGAATTTTTAGAAGAGCTGAAAAGCCTTGATATTGATGTGAGTGTGGTGGTTGCTTTCAGGATGCTTCCCGAGAGCGTCTGGAAACTTCCGAAATATGGAACTTTTAATTTACATGCCTCCTTACTACCACAATATCGCGGTGCGGCACCTATTAATTGGGCCGTGATCAACGGTGAAAAGAAAACCGGTGTAACAACTTTTTTTATCGACGAAAAGATTGACACAGGAAATATCATCCTTCAGAAAGAAACAAAAATTCATCCGGAAGAAACCGTGGGTGAGCTTCATGATCGTTTACAGGAAATTGGTGCCGGGCTGGTCGTAAAAACGCTTCAGCAAATTGCCAAAAACAAGTTAGAAACCCAGCAACAAAAGGAAACTGGTGAGCTCCTTCCCGCTCCAAAATTAAATCCTGAAAACACAAAAATAGACTGGAATGATACCGTAGATCATATCTATAACCACATCCGGGGACTCAACCCATATCCCGGAGCGTGGTGCTACCTCGAAAATTCTACCGACGAGTTACGGGTAAAGATATTTGGAGTGGGCAAGATGTACCAGGAACACCATTCTCCCGCCGGATCAGTTAACGTAAATGCTCAACAAATTAAAGTCGCAGCTAAAAACGGGTATGTTATCGTAAAGGAAATTCAGTTACCCGGAAAGCGAAAAATGGATAGTAAATCGCTTTTGAACGGATTCAATTTCGCGAGTGACGCAAAAATGCGCTGA
- a CDS encoding MauE/DoxX family redox-associated membrane protein, with translation MIGWKEFIREFTRYAFIVLFLYAALFKLIDYQTFYDRLLNSPVIRGEIQAQLISVLLPVLELTTAGLLISKSYRKTGIYLAFILMLLFTIYIAGILLFSQEIPCSCGGIINDLTWNEHLIFNIGFLLLGAMGMYLESNRHKAF, from the coding sequence ATGATTGGTTGGAAGGAATTTATAAGAGAGTTTACCCGATATGCATTTATAGTATTATTCCTATATGCAGCTCTTTTCAAATTAATAGATTACCAAACATTCTATGACAGATTATTAAATAGCCCGGTTATACGTGGAGAGATTCAGGCGCAATTGATTTCCGTACTCCTACCGGTATTAGAATTGACCACAGCCGGGCTTTTGATAAGCAAATCATACCGGAAAACAGGTATTTATTTAGCCTTTATTCTAATGCTTCTTTTTACCATCTACATAGCAGGGATATTACTATTTAGCCAGGAAATACCCTGCTCCTGTGGAGGAATTATAAATGATCTCACATGGAACGAGCATTTGATATTTAATATTGGCTTTTTGTTATTAGGTGCGATGGGCATGTATTTAGAATCCAATAGACATAAAGCTTTTTAA
- a CDS encoding AAA family ATPase, translating into MKAKKIVITGGPGTGKSSIIHDLEARGEKCLHEVSREVTLQAQKEGIEQLFLVKPLLFSEKLLEGRLNQFKEADLIDSDHIFIDRGLPDVTAYMDYFDTHYPSMFDETCLENQYDKVFILPPWKEIYQSDNERYENFEEAKRISTYLYKTYERYGYKPVEVPKTSVQERTEFILNNI; encoded by the coding sequence GTGAAAGCAAAGAAAATCGTAATTACCGGTGGCCCCGGTACCGGCAAGTCTTCCATCATCCATGACCTGGAAGCGAGAGGAGAAAAATGCTTGCATGAAGTATCCAGGGAAGTCACCTTACAGGCTCAAAAAGAAGGAATTGAACAATTATTCCTGGTAAAACCCCTACTATTCAGCGAAAAGTTACTTGAAGGCAGGCTGAACCAGTTCAAAGAGGCAGATTTAATAGATTCCGATCATATATTCATCGATCGCGGGCTGCCAGATGTGACGGCATATATGGATTATTTCGATACGCATTACCCCAGCATGTTCGATGAAACCTGCCTGGAAAACCAGTATGACAAAGTTTTCATTTTGCCACCGTGGAAAGAAATTTACCAAAGTGACAACGAACGTTATGAGAATTTTGAAGAAGCCAAGCGAATTTCAACTTATCTTTATAAAACCTACGAGCGATACGGCTATAAACCTGTAGAAGTTCCTAAAACTAGCGTTCAGGAACGTACAGAATTCATTTTGAATAATATTTAG
- a CDS encoding helix-turn-helix domain-containing protein codes for MDREFNRESLQAIYRMLLEMAKGNFDFQIECTNRHDELEGLMLLLNLTVQKLKKNRNQFLWLNKDREFVKIQTACFLLDSDYRIVHFQSEMEYLKEKFENLPEGEKFSAFLTEESKNQWSKSIINLKDKKQWFLILPLNYSFQKSLQFSLHSVIAKVTCKKSEFYLVYSSQPNLEQNNLFNVPEIKSNDTISIWDQQLFQDIHSYIENHLEKPLISYYDLASLFNTNEHKIKVGFKEVYGLTPFQLHREKRIERSKILIANTDLFLTEIAEKMGFSTYPQFSKTFKIITGISPRTYKK; via the coding sequence ATGGATCGTGAGTTCAATAGAGAAAGCCTCCAGGCCATTTATCGAATGCTTCTCGAAATGGCTAAAGGAAATTTTGACTTTCAAATAGAATGCACCAATCGTCATGATGAGTTGGAAGGTCTGATGCTTCTTTTAAACTTAACCGTTCAGAAATTAAAAAAGAATAGAAATCAGTTCCTTTGGCTTAATAAGGATCGTGAATTTGTAAAGATTCAAACAGCATGTTTCCTACTGGATTCAGATTACAGGATTGTTCACTTTCAATCTGAAATGGAATATCTTAAAGAAAAATTTGAAAATTTACCTGAGGGAGAAAAATTTTCAGCCTTTCTTACCGAGGAGTCCAAAAATCAGTGGAGTAAAAGTATTATTAATCTTAAAGACAAAAAACAATGGTTTTTAATTCTTCCCCTGAATTATTCATTTCAAAAATCATTACAGTTTAGTCTACATTCGGTAATAGCAAAAGTTACTTGCAAAAAGTCTGAGTTTTATTTGGTTTATTCTTCCCAACCCAATTTGGAGCAGAACAACCTTTTCAATGTTCCAGAAATTAAATCTAATGATACTATTTCAATTTGGGATCAGCAACTTTTTCAGGATATACATTCTTATATAGAGAATCATCTTGAAAAGCCATTAATTTCTTACTACGATTTAGCTTCACTTTTCAATACTAACGAGCATAAAATAAAGGTAGGCTTTAAAGAAGTATATGGATTAACTCCTTTTCAACTCCACAGGGAGAAACGAATTGAACGTAGTAAAATCCTTATCGCTAATACAGATTTATTCTTAACCGAGATAGCAGAAAAAATGGGATTTTCTACCTACCCTCAATTTTCAAAAACTTTTAAAATCATCACGGGAATTTCACCAAGAACTTATAAAAAATAA
- a CDS encoding M16 family metallopeptidase, translating to MKKINIILFIFLTQFLTAQEIEDGNNIDLTSSEIRTGQLENGFRYFIKPIEGNEEKIHVDLIVRAGSRQEDEDQYNLAHLLEHLSFMATENFPDLRYNPDFYSQLNMKPQDLRATIGGEKAYYSFRYPKEVTKALDTALSIYHDIASGKILFKEEAVEGERKAIYQEKIDSRDPGMVYPEWKIFYYLTGCNDAPHPKDTKAAIMNSSTAALKRYYHDWYRPNLMGLVVIGNMENVDQIEKKIKEKFEDLAVRGEVRPRKDCDQNYLDSPGKFIIQPSTSIVTKELVPKTSIQFYFRNPDIYFEDFKLEENDLLWELLSAMIDKRLKNEQLEYGVDYSTTIFPDGDLSAIRLVIKSRDSFEEVVRKVYSVLAGISKYGFKNDEWEFIVGNKIEYLKELDHNSMAAWAEALEKIIVEDESLSTSRNLSQIEFLKNLKLETINNLISSNNWHPTDIAIILPENIDRNLFTRPRIEKWIDDGLENPVQYKPITAPFQLMSPDQVSSLDEAKILDRTFGEYNEDIIVLENGLKIIFKDLEPEKGRYKDKIMVHGFSPYGADCLDSKKIETMISPLIIHNSGAGDYNKFEVEKLLSKTSFPFGIVDYIDPDETGVKAEVISEDMELLLQLIYLSFTSPRFDKDAFEDWKLEEERSSRRSLNPNYDFLDFINRENNILQIPRGGKRFQHSLQVNYRNAYRKYKALHTNARDFTFIITGDFKKKDILPMLQKYLGNLPNTKNSMQCPESQESKMSSTTSNTKLRHFQIPYKVDNHLLSIQFKSKLKSRDFREEVQIELLKQALDLKSKGLRFNKNLGIYFSAGTANVDFENNTVRFQILLDSNKEDFEKALKGSKDYFHDLRTELVSENFLRTVKNSAYLPKWGARYKNTNLAVQRRLYDHYRHDLDKAEIEEVEQYLNQFSANDLKKTALKYLREEDRLILTGNSDKTLKL from the coding sequence ATGAAAAAAATAAATATAATCCTGTTTATATTTTTGACTCAGTTTCTTACAGCACAGGAGATTGAAGATGGTAATAATATTGATCTTACAAGCAGTGAAATTAGGACTGGACAATTGGAAAATGGTTTTCGCTATTTCATCAAACCAATAGAGGGGAACGAGGAAAAAATTCATGTTGACTTGATAGTTAGGGCAGGTTCCCGCCAGGAAGATGAAGATCAGTATAACTTAGCTCATTTGTTAGAGCACCTATCTTTTATGGCCACTGAAAATTTTCCTGATTTAAGATATAATCCTGATTTTTATTCACAACTTAATATGAAACCGCAGGATCTGAGGGCGACGATAGGCGGAGAAAAGGCATACTACAGTTTTCGTTATCCAAAGGAGGTGACTAAAGCCCTTGATACGGCACTTTCAATTTATCATGATATCGCTTCCGGAAAAATTTTATTTAAAGAGGAGGCAGTCGAGGGGGAGCGGAAAGCCATTTATCAAGAGAAAATTGATTCGAGGGATCCTGGTATGGTGTACCCTGAATGGAAAATATTTTATTATTTAACGGGGTGCAATGATGCTCCTCATCCAAAAGATACAAAAGCTGCAATCATGAATTCTTCAACGGCAGCATTAAAACGATATTATCATGACTGGTACAGGCCCAATCTTATGGGTCTGGTAGTAATAGGAAATATGGAGAACGTTGATCAAATTGAAAAGAAAATCAAGGAAAAATTTGAAGATCTTGCAGTTAGAGGAGAGGTCAGGCCAAGAAAAGACTGTGACCAAAATTACCTTGATAGTCCGGGGAAATTTATTATTCAGCCATCAACTTCTATAGTCACTAAAGAGTTGGTACCAAAAACCAGTATTCAATTTTATTTTCGTAATCCTGATATTTACTTTGAAGATTTTAAACTTGAAGAAAATGATCTGCTGTGGGAACTCCTGTCTGCCATGATAGATAAAAGATTGAAGAATGAACAATTGGAGTATGGTGTAGATTATTCTACCACAATCTTCCCTGATGGAGACCTGTCCGCAATAAGATTAGTCATCAAATCCAGAGATTCCTTTGAAGAAGTGGTTCGTAAAGTTTACAGTGTGCTAGCAGGAATTTCCAAATATGGATTTAAGAATGATGAATGGGAATTCATAGTAGGTAATAAAATTGAATATTTAAAGGAGTTGGATCATAATTCGATGGCCGCGTGGGCTGAGGCACTAGAAAAAATAATAGTAGAAGATGAGTCATTGTCCACTAGTAGAAACCTTAGCCAAATTGAGTTTTTAAAAAATCTGAAATTAGAAACAATCAACAATTTAATTAGTTCAAATAACTGGCATCCTACCGATATAGCTATTATTCTACCGGAGAACATAGATAGAAATTTGTTTACGCGACCCAGGATTGAGAAATGGATTGATGATGGGTTAGAGAACCCGGTTCAATATAAGCCAATAACAGCCCCATTTCAATTAATGTCTCCAGACCAAGTTTCGAGTTTGGATGAAGCTAAAATTTTAGACAGAACGTTTGGGGAGTATAATGAAGACATTATTGTACTGGAGAACGGCTTAAAAATCATTTTTAAAGATCTAGAACCTGAGAAAGGTAGATACAAAGATAAAATAATGGTCCACGGGTTCAGTCCTTATGGAGCTGACTGTCTTGATTCAAAGAAAATAGAAACCATGATTTCCCCGCTCATTATCCATAATTCTGGTGCTGGGGACTATAATAAGTTCGAAGTTGAAAAATTACTTTCCAAGACGAGTTTTCCTTTTGGGATTGTAGATTATATAGATCCAGATGAGACAGGTGTAAAGGCCGAAGTCATCAGCGAGGATATGGAATTATTACTTCAATTGATTTATCTCTCTTTCACCAGCCCGCGATTTGATAAAGATGCATTTGAAGACTGGAAACTGGAAGAGGAGCGAAGCTCAAGGAGAAGTTTAAACCCTAACTATGATTTTCTTGATTTTATTAATAGGGAAAATAATATTCTACAAATTCCACGAGGTGGAAAACGTTTCCAGCATAGCCTACAGGTTAATTATAGAAATGCTTATAGGAAATACAAAGCCTTACATACTAATGCGAGAGATTTCACTTTTATAATAACTGGAGACTTTAAAAAGAAAGATATTCTGCCTATGCTTCAAAAGTATTTGGGCAATCTTCCAAATACAAAGAATTCTATGCAATGCCCGGAATCGCAAGAAAGTAAAATGAGCTCCACGACATCGAATACCAAATTGAGACATTTTCAAATACCTTATAAAGTAGATAATCATTTATTGTCTATTCAATTTAAAAGTAAATTAAAATCGAGAGATTTTAGAGAAGAGGTGCAAATAGAATTATTAAAACAAGCTCTGGATCTTAAATCAAAAGGATTGCGTTTCAACAAAAATCTTGGTATTTATTTTTCGGCAGGAACTGCCAACGTAGATTTTGAAAATAACACCGTTCGGTTTCAAATTTTACTGGATAGTAATAAAGAAGATTTTGAAAAAGCCCTTAAGGGAAGTAAGGATTACTTCCATGACTTAAGAACAGAACTTGTCTCAGAGAACTTCTTGCGAACCGTTAAGAACTCGGCTTATCTTCCTAAATGGGGAGCTAGATATAAAAATACAAATTTAGCCGTGCAGAGAAGGCTTTATGATCATTATAGACATGATCTGGATAAAGCCGAAATAGAAGAAGTAGAACAATATCTTAACCAGTTTAGTGCTAATGATTTAAAAAAGACAGCCTTGAAATATTTAAGAGAGGAAGACCGGTTAATTTTAACTGGCAATTCTGATAAAACCTTAAAATTATAA
- a CDS encoding DUF6520 family protein: MKIFKSLMPVMALVMAVGLAFANKADVQSNGWVERNNMPYQLQTDPCNSGTQELCKVSFTDDLGTIHQVYTTSDLQTPKKDGSGVYILSE; the protein is encoded by the coding sequence ATGAAAATTTTTAAATCCTTAATGCCAGTAATGGCATTGGTAATGGCAGTAGGACTGGCCTTTGCTAATAAGGCAGATGTACAGTCTAATGGCTGGGTTGAAAGGAATAATATGCCATATCAACTCCAAACTGACCCCTGTAATTCAGGCACCCAGGAACTCTGTAAGGTGAGCTTCACCGATGATCTTGGAACAATTCATCAGGTATATACAACCTCTGATTTACAGACACCAAAAAAAGATGGTAGCGGAGTATATATTCTTTCCGAATAA
- a CDS encoding HU family DNA-binding protein, whose translation MNKTDLIDAMAENAGISKAAAKKALESFLENIEKSLKKGDRVSLVGFGSWSVSKRAAREGRNPQTGKTIKIAAKNVVKFKAGADLQKAVN comes from the coding sequence ATGAACAAAACAGATTTAATCGACGCAATGGCTGAGAACGCTGGAATTTCTAAAGCAGCAGCTAAAAAAGCATTAGAATCTTTCCTTGAAAACATCGAGAAGTCTCTTAAAAAAGGAGATAGAGTATCTCTAGTAGGATTTGGATCATGGTCTGTATCTAAAAGAGCAGCACGTGAAGGAAGAAACCCACAAACCGGAAAAACTATCAAAATTGCTGCTAAAAATGTAGTGAAGTTTAAAGCCGGAGCTGATTTACAAAAAGCTGTAAATTAA
- a CDS encoding YqgE/AlgH family protein, whose protein sequence is MIALKPTKGHLLVAEPSIIGDVSFNRSVVLLADHSENGSVGFILNKILDFSLKDLIPDIQGDFSVYNGGPVEQDNLYFIHKIPDLIPDSIEIANGIYWGGNFEAVIDLIADAQIDETQIKFFLGYSGWDANQLEEELNSHSWVVTKNEDHTSLLEKPYNSFWKEMMLELGGEYMLWSNSPENPSYN, encoded by the coding sequence ATGATCGCGTTAAAACCTACCAAAGGCCACCTCTTAGTAGCGGAACCTTCTATCATAGGTGACGTTTCTTTCAATCGTTCCGTGGTGTTGCTTGCCGATCATTCGGAAAATGGATCTGTAGGATTTATCTTAAATAAAATTCTCGATTTTTCACTCAAAGATCTTATTCCTGATATTCAGGGTGATTTCAGTGTTTATAACGGTGGCCCCGTAGAACAGGATAATCTGTACTTCATTCATAAAATTCCAGATCTTATTCCAGATAGCATTGAGATTGCTAATGGTATTTACTGGGGTGGTAATTTTGAAGCAGTGATCGACCTGATTGCCGATGCACAAATCGATGAAACGCAGATTAAATTCTTTTTAGGTTATTCCGGTTGGGATGCCAACCAGTTAGAAGAAGAGCTGAATTCGCATTCCTGGGTTGTGACCAAAAATGAAGACCACACCAGTCTTTTAGAGAAACCATATAATTCCTTCTGGAAAGAGATGATGCTGGAATTGGGCGGTGAATACATGCTTTGGTCTAACTCACCAGAAAACCCATCCTACAATTAA
- a CDS encoding RecQ family ATP-dependent DNA helicase: MQDEALEILRKYWGHDEFRPMQWEVISSILHNRDSLTLFPTGGGKSICFQVPTMMREGLCLVVSPLVSLMEDQVMHLQQKNIKAKALIGGISPDDLIRELDNCVFGNYKFLYLSPERLQQELILERLKQMNISLIAIDEAHCISQWGHDFRPAYREIDLLREVLPEVTFAAFTATATQKVALDICEQLQLKDPQIHRSSFERKNLLYEVVKTEDKYHRLTKLVHKLSSIVYVRSRNATEEIARFLNKQGIPAATYHGGLKNEVKQKRFQQWLSEEKRVMVATTAFGMGIDKANVGCVVHWDLPESLEAYFQEAGRAGRDGQPSKAILLTNDGDIPVLKNQFLHNLPDLNEVKLVYKKLMAFFSIAYGEGSQTDYDLNFSEFCNQYRFHFQKTYNALQLMDRAGILRLTANYHKKSFIHILISGGKLEFFMDQNPKYDHLLKALLRNYGGIFENEIPVSLGMISDKAQISEENVQVLLEELQKQDILDFNISRHDMVITLLQPREDDATLNPFSKFIRSYNDSKKEKIAQVLEFVKNDRECRQLQLLRYFDEKKPEPCGKCHICLKDPKNWNREIMNNIYLEIKNRLKQGPASSRELVDKSAFPEESVLKVIGLLLEKDILTKQASNKYELTKNEKS; the protein is encoded by the coding sequence TTGCAGGATGAAGCTTTAGAAATACTTAGAAAATACTGGGGTCACGACGAGTTCAGGCCAATGCAATGGGAAGTGATTTCCAGCATCCTGCACAATCGTGACAGCCTAACCCTGTTCCCCACCGGTGGCGGAAAATCAATCTGCTTTCAGGTGCCAACCATGATGCGTGAGGGACTTTGCCTGGTGGTTTCGCCCCTGGTCTCATTGATGGAAGACCAGGTTATGCATCTCCAGCAAAAAAATATCAAGGCTAAAGCGCTCATTGGTGGGATTTCGCCAGATGATCTTATTCGAGAACTGGATAATTGTGTATTTGGCAATTATAAATTTCTGTACCTGTCTCCGGAACGGCTTCAGCAGGAGCTCATTTTGGAACGTCTGAAACAAATGAACATCAGTCTCATCGCTATTGATGAGGCACATTGTATTTCCCAGTGGGGCCACGATTTCCGGCCTGCTTATCGCGAAATTGATCTTTTGAGAGAAGTGCTTCCTGAAGTTACTTTTGCAGCATTTACCGCTACTGCAACCCAAAAAGTCGCGCTGGATATCTGTGAGCAATTACAGCTGAAAGATCCGCAGATTCATCGGAGCAGCTTCGAGCGCAAAAATCTGCTGTATGAAGTGGTAAAAACGGAAGATAAATACCATCGCCTAACCAAACTGGTTCATAAACTATCTTCTATTGTTTATGTGCGCAGCAGAAATGCTACGGAAGAAATAGCCCGCTTCCTGAATAAACAGGGAATCCCTGCAGCTACCTATCACGGTGGACTGAAAAACGAAGTGAAACAGAAGCGATTCCAGCAATGGCTAAGCGAGGAAAAAAGAGTCATGGTGGCCACTACTGCTTTTGGGATGGGAATCGATAAGGCAAATGTGGGTTGCGTGGTTCACTGGGACCTCCCGGAAAGTCTGGAGGCGTATTTCCAGGAAGCCGGAAGAGCCGGCCGCGACGGGCAACCTTCCAAAGCAATCCTTTTAACAAATGATGGTGATATTCCGGTATTAAAAAACCAGTTCTTGCATAATTTGCCAGATCTCAACGAAGTGAAACTGGTTTACAAAAAACTGATGGCGTTTTTTAGTATTGCTTATGGAGAAGGTTCACAAACAGATTATGACCTGAACTTTTCAGAATTTTGTAACCAGTATCGTTTTCATTTTCAGAAGACCTACAATGCACTGCAGCTGATGGATCGAGCCGGAATTCTCCGGCTTACGGCAAACTATCATAAAAAATCTTTTATTCATATTCTTATTTCCGGTGGGAAACTGGAATTTTTCATGGATCAAAACCCCAAATACGATCACTTATTGAAAGCCCTTCTACGGAATTACGGGGGAATCTTTGAGAATGAAATACCGGTGAGCCTGGGAATGATCAGCGATAAAGCTCAAATTTCGGAAGAAAATGTGCAGGTTTTACTGGAGGAATTGCAAAAACAGGATATTCTAGATTTCAATATTTCCCGGCACGATATGGTCATCACCCTTTTACAACCGCGAGAAGATGATGCTACTTTAAACCCTTTTTCCAAATTCATCAGGTCTTATAATGACTCAAAAAAAGAAAAGATCGCGCAGGTACTTGAATTTGTAAAAAATGACCGCGAATGCCGGCAGCTACAGTTGTTGAGATATTTTGATGAGAAAAAACCTGAGCCATGCGGGAAATGCCATATTTGCTTAAAAGACCCGAAGAATTGGAACCGGGAGATCATGAACAATATTTATCTGGAAATAAAGAATAGATTGAAACAAGGCCCTGCGAGCTCCCGGGAACTGGTAGATAAATCAGCATTTCCAGAAGAATCTGTTTTAAAAGTAATAGGTTTGCTTTTGGAAAAAGACATTCTCACAAAGCAAGCATCGAATAAATACGAATTGACCAAAAATGAAAAATCTTAG
- a CDS encoding aminotransferase class IV: MININGQLLENEQAHLTVTNRGFAYGDSVFETIRVINGKIVFWEDHYFRLMASMRIMRMEIPSNFSPEFLEQEILKIVERNQLSDKTARVKLSVYRNEGGFYTPETREVGYVIAATPMKTPFYVLSEDFYEIELFKDHYVTSGLLSTIKSNNRAINVLGSIYAKENDYQNCLLINEKKNVVEALNGNLFLIKGQSIKTPPLAEGALNGIIRKQVLEILKKSEDYKIEEDSISPFELQKADELFITNVAVGIQPVHKYRKKEFQVKVAKEIIGKLNAKARLA; the protein is encoded by the coding sequence ATGATCAATATTAACGGACAGCTTTTAGAGAACGAGCAGGCGCATCTTACAGTTACCAATAGAGGCTTTGCCTATGGAGATTCAGTTTTTGAAACCATCAGGGTCATCAATGGCAAAATCGTATTCTGGGAAGATCACTATTTTCGGCTTATGGCCTCAATGCGGATCATGAGAATGGAAATTCCCTCAAATTTCTCTCCCGAATTTCTGGAACAGGAAATTCTTAAGATAGTGGAAAGAAATCAACTTTCAGATAAAACTGCACGGGTAAAACTTTCAGTTTACAGGAATGAGGGAGGTTTTTATACTCCTGAAACGCGGGAAGTGGGGTATGTCATCGCTGCAACACCTATGAAAACCCCGTTTTATGTTCTGAGCGAAGATTTTTATGAGATCGAACTCTTTAAAGATCATTATGTCACCAGCGGTTTGCTTTCTACGATTAAATCGAACAACAGGGCGATCAATGTACTTGGAAGTATCTATGCGAAAGAAAATGATTATCAGAACTGTTTACTGATCAATGAAAAAAAGAATGTCGTGGAAGCGCTTAACGGAAATTTATTTCTGATCAAGGGGCAAAGCATTAAAACACCTCCTTTGGCAGAAGGTGCCCTAAATGGCATTATTCGAAAGCAGGTTTTAGAAATTCTGAAGAAATCTGAAGATTACAAAATTGAGGAAGATTCTATCTCACCGTTTGAATTACAAAAAGCTGACGAATTATTTATAACCAACGTAGCTGTAGGAATTCAACCGGTACATAAATACCGTAAGAAAGAATTTCAGGTAAAGGTTGCAAAGGAAATAATAGGAAAGCTCAACGCTAAAGCCAGACTCGCCTAA
- a CDS encoding DUF493 family protein yields MSTTNDPEEFYAKLKKQLQDTAMWPSEYLYKFIVPTQEDKIQQIEDIFDNLGAVIETKQSKNGKYTSVSINVRMKNPDAVIAKYKEVAEKVEGVISL; encoded by the coding sequence ATGAGCACGACAAACGATCCCGAAGAATTTTACGCCAAATTAAAGAAACAGCTACAGGACACAGCGATGTGGCCATCAGAATATCTTTACAAATTTATCGTTCCTACACAAGAGGATAAGATTCAGCAAATAGAAGATATTTTTGATAACCTGGGAGCCGTGATCGAAACCAAGCAATCTAAAAACGGGAAATACACCAGTGTTTCCATCAATGTGCGGATGAAGAACCCGGATGCGGTAATCGCGAAATATAAGGAAGTAGCCGAAAAAGTGGAGGGCGTGATTTCCCTTTAA